The genomic DNA GTCGAGCCTGGGTGGTTTTGATCTTGTTTATTTCATTGTTGAGAACCGTGGTCTTGTGATTTCTTTCCTCGTGGCGGACATAGGCGCTGGGGTGAGCCTGGATCTCGCGCTCAACGGCACGCAGTTGCTTTCTGATATTTTCCAATGCGCCGCTGACCCATTCGAACTCCCGGGGTGTGACCAAAGAGCGTTTGAGCTGCTGCGCCTCTTGCCAGCGGCGTAGGCTTGCCCAGCAGCCGGGGATGTAGCTGCCGACCATCGAGTGATAGCCTGCCGCGAAGAGCTGCTTCAGAAAAGAACCGCGCTTGGGTAAGCCATCTATATTTTTCAAGGCTTCAGCGCAGCCGTGATCGTTGATGATGCTGCAGCCCGGCTGCCAGAGAATGGATGATTGGTGTTCCTTGCCAAACACCACTGGCATGAAATGGCGCAGTGCGCCGTGATGGCCGTAATCGTCGCCAAAAAAGTTGGTCATTCCCCACACAAGCAAGGCAAAACCGGCAGCCGGACTAATAACCAGCACTGCTCCGTTGGCGATATACATCGGCTTGGGCTTGGCATAGGTGTTCATCCAGGTAGTGGGCACGCTGGGAACAGGGTCGTTCTGGTTGACGATGCGATGGTGGATCAGCGGTTGGGCGCTATTGATGAAGGTAGCGTCACCGGCGCGAGGGGCGCCGTAGGTGTAGAGCACGATCTGCGGTAAGTACTGTGGATCGCGTCGCAGCATCTCGGACAATATCAGTGCAATTGCCCCGCCTAGGCTGTGTCCGGTAATCAGCAGTTTTTGCCCGCTGTAGAATCGCTCCAGATAACTCACCACAAACGGGTAAACCGCTTGGGCGCCGCCGTAGAAACCGCGGTGTACCTTGCCTTCTCCTTCCTCAAAAGGAACCTGATAGGCATCTCCATCACGCATGGCATCGGGTCCCAGTTCGCTGGTTCCGCGTACGCTGATCAATATCAACTCGTCGTGATGGGTGATGAAGGCTTGGGTGTCTGTGCTGTCGACCTGTTTGCGATCATCAAAAAAGTGCAGTTTGGCTGGATGTTCCTGCTCATCCCCCAAGTTCGGATCATTCACTTCGGGGTAGAGCTTCGGATCGAACGGCACCACTTCCAGACGTTTCGAGTAAGGCACTTCCTCATACAGCGGGTAGTACTTTTTCGTTTGCACGGCATCGACTTTCCACAGTTCATCAAACTGCGGCAGGGCATGGCCGAACCAGTTGCCGCTGCTGGGTTGCAAGGGGAAGCTCACGCTGTCTGTCTTGACCGGCTGTGTGTTCGGTTCCTGTCCAAAGTCGGAGTAACTCAGGGTCGCTATCAACGACAGTTGATAGAGGTTGAGTGCGCAGAATTCGTTGCCGGTCGACAACATCGGGCGCAACGCCCGCATGGGGCGAACTTCCAGCACATGATGCTTGTTCGGTAGCAGGGCAATGCCTTTGGGCTTGGGCGGCGGCGGAAAAAAACCTAACTCGACCGTGGCCAGTTCTCCCTGACTGAAGAGCGCGCTCGCGCCACTATCCGGGGTGTTTGTATCACCCTTCGCGAAAGCTCTGGTTTTGGGGGCGGATCGCATGAGTTTGTGAACCACCATATTCGGCGGATCACTACGATGGGCAAGTGGCGGCAAGTGCGCCACATGTTTGACCAGTTCGCTCACTTCAACCTGGTAATAGGCAGCGTTGGCGGCGAGGTCTTTTGCGGGATTGGCTTGGGTGCGTACGCCTGATTTGTTGAAGAAGCGGGTCTTTTCGGCGCGGACCTGGAGTTCGGTGATGGGGAGGGGGTAATGCTCTCTTGTCCCCAAATCTTTATAGAGTGGTTCTGTTCCGTTGAACGGCTGATTGAGCTTTAGTACCACTGGGCCACAGTAATGGTCATCTACTTTTCCGGAACCTGTGGCGTCCAGTTTGCCCGTGTAGACGGTATCTTCATAATCGATGATCTCGTAGGCCAAACCGGTGTAGGGTTTGCCATCACCGAACTCGTCCACTAATTGAAAACTCGTCGAATGTCCGCGCCTTGGGCAGGCATGGATGTTCCCTTGCATAAAAGCAGCGATGCTCGGATTTAACGGTTCAATGCTCATGGGGTCTCATCCTTGTTTTCCGTGCAGCCGGGGTAAATGGTGCAAACGCGCTCATCCACCATTCTGAAGGTGCTGAAGTCCTTGTAATTTCCATTGCAGTAACCACGCTGATCTTCCATGCCTTCACCCAAACAGCGCTTCCAGCCACCGGGAACTTCAACCCAGGTGTCACCCCAGCCGGGCCTTTCTTCATCAGCCAACTTGATCTTCAGCCTTACGGTTATTCCCGCTAGCTGAGTCAGCGTGTACGCCGTGGAAGGGCGGCTTTGCCCAACATTGCCCCGTGCATCCATTTTTTTGCATCTCAACATTTTTATGAGGTAACGCTTGGGACTGACGGTGCGGAAGGACCACATACACTCACCGAAAAACTCAGCTGTGTCGTCATCGCTGAAAGTACCCATTTGTCGCTCAAGCAACTCCGGACGAACGGCAAATGAAGCGTAGTCATAGCTGCTGTTACTGCGTCCCGGGCCAAAAACGCCGATGACCTTGATCTCCACATGGTTCAGCACCAGCGGGCAGTCGCTCACGGTTCTGTAAAGCGGGATTTCTGATGTGCCTTCGTATTTCATGTTGGTTTTATTGAACCCAAGCTGAGTACCTTTTCCACCCGGCACCGAGCATGTTTGATCCTTGGCGGGCACGTAGGTGGCCGTCAGGTCGTACTTGAAGTTGGGCGGAAGATCGGGAACAAAGGTGAATGTGTTCGGTTTTCCTACAGCCGAGCAACCCAATGTCAAAGCAAGGCAAGTGCTCAATGTCAGGCAATGAAGGACTCGTTTGAGGTGTGGGGAATACACCCGCGAATACGGTATTTTTTGATCCGTCATGGTGTTGCATCCTTGTTTTCCGTACAGCCCGGGTAAATGGTGCAGATGCGTTCGTCCACCATCCTGAATGTGCTGAAGTCTCTGGAATTGCCGAAGCAGAACGCATCCTGGTCCTCAAAGGCTTTCCCCATGCAACGCTTCCAGCCGCCGGGCACTTTTACCCAAGTGTCACCAAAGGCGGGCTTTTCCCGCTCAGACAATTGGATTTTCAGAATTACCGTTTTTCCTGAAAGCTGAGTCAGCGTGTACGCCGTGGAAGGACGGCTTCGCCCGACATTGCCCTGAGCATCCATTTTTTTGCAGGTCAGCAGTTTGATCAGGTAACGCTTCGGCCCGACGGTGCGGAAGGACCACATGCACTCACCGAAGAATTCAGCTGTCTCGTCATTTCTGAAAGTACCCATTTGTCGTTCCAGCAACTCCGGGCGCACGGCAAATGAGGCGTAGTCATAGCTGCTATCACTTCGTCCCGGGCCAAAAACGCCGATGACCTTGATCTCCACATGATTCAGCGCCAGCGGGCAGTCGCTTACGGTTCTGTAAAGCGGGATTTCTGATGTGCCTTCGTATTTCATGTTGGTTTTATTGAACCCAAGCTGAGTGCCTTTTCCACCCGGCACCGAGCATGTTTGATCCTTGGAGGGCACGTAGGTGGCCGTCAGGTCGTACTTGAAGTTGGGCGGGAAGTCCGGAACAAAAGTAAAAGTGTTCGGTTTGCCCACAGCCGAACAACCCACGCTCAGCGCGAGGCAGCTGCCAAGTGCCAGAAATCGAAATGCACTTCTCATAAACGGGCCTCCCCCTGCCTATACAGCACCTGCTGATACACACGCTCAAAATGCACCGCCGGCTCTTCTCCAGGTTTTGGCAACCACGACTTGGGCAATA from Pseudomonas baetica includes the following:
- a CDS encoding lipase family protein, whose amino-acid sequence is MSIEPLNPSIAAFMQGNIHACPRRGHSTSFQLVDEFGDGKPYTGLAYEIIDYEDTVYTGKLDATGSGKVDDHYCGPVVLKLNQPFNGTEPLYKDLGTREHYPLPITELQVRAEKTRFFNKSGVRTQANPAKDLAANAAYYQVEVSELVKHVAHLPPLAHRSDPPNMVVHKLMRSAPKTRAFAKGDTNTPDSGASALFSQGELATVELGFFPPPPKPKGIALLPNKHHVLEVRPMRALRPMLSTGNEFCALNLYQLSLIATLSYSDFGQEPNTQPVKTDSVSFPLQPSSGNWFGHALPQFDELWKVDAVQTKKYYPLYEEVPYSKRLEVVPFDPKLYPEVNDPNLGDEQEHPAKLHFFDDRKQVDSTDTQAFITHHDELILISVRGTSELGPDAMRDGDAYQVPFEEGEGKVHRGFYGGAQAVYPFVVSYLERFYSGQKLLITGHSLGGAIALILSEMLRRDPQYLPQIVLYTYGAPRAGDATFINSAQPLIHHRIVNQNDPVPSVPTTWMNTYAKPKPMYIANGAVLVISPAAGFALLVWGMTNFFGDDYGHHGALRHFMPVVFGKEHQSSILWQPGCSIINDHGCAEALKNIDGLPKRGSFLKQLFAAGYHSMVGSYIPGCWASLRRWQEAQQLKRSLVTPREFEWVSGALENIRKQLRAVEREIQAHPSAYVRHEERNHKTTVLNNEINKIKTTQARLVALHGQRVTEADVYGSYADQPEWVQENLLRWNAHPENLVQEQLAMIPPAAEDHDAALAAITGGHAVGAPFQLDIDSIA